From Candidatus Omnitrophota bacterium, a single genomic window includes:
- the dnaX gene encoding DNA polymerase III subunit gamma/tau, which produces MSYLVLARKYRPQTFAEVIGQDHITQLLKRSIESKRIAHAFLFCGPRGIGKTSCARILAKSLNCQEGPTLIPCGKCFACREITSSNSFDVIEIDGASNRGIDEIRTLRENVKFAPAYGRYKIYIVDEVHMLTSEAFNALLKTLEEPPEHVKFIFATTESNKVPSTILSRCQRFDFKRIPVDVIASALKGICAKEKLKIDDAALFAIAKAAQGSMRDALSILDQLSALGSDGIDAKDVFSMLGMVEIELLFQLTDALVDKNCVSALKVFNEIIERGKDIKQLGKDLTEHFRHMMIMKIGGQDLKGLVEYPAAVRQRLAIQAERITIVGILKVIELFIEAQETARVMETLRMPLELAFAKMAYGGQSQAQVQPVVAVVKPATSAPAEVVPARPSAPPVSLEMSLQGIQEQWNALTHEVSRRKMSMATYLQDGLPYAFRDGQLTIAFNKDHAFQKESLETKESLALLEKVFSEKLGTGVRVVLKIRDVTVPKKDETVVKAALEMFGGEVVKEWHSE; this is translated from the coding sequence ATGTCCTATCTTGTTTTAGCCCGCAAATACCGTCCCCAGACCTTTGCCGAGGTCATCGGGCAGGACCACATCACCCAGTTATTAAAAAGATCCATTGAGTCCAAACGCATTGCCCATGCGTTTTTGTTTTGCGGGCCCCGGGGCATAGGCAAGACCTCGTGCGCCCGCATCCTCGCCAAGTCCCTCAATTGCCAGGAGGGGCCGACCTTGATCCCGTGCGGCAAATGTTTTGCCTGCCGCGAGATCACCTCGTCCAACAGTTTTGACGTCATTGAGATCGACGGGGCATCCAACCGCGGCATTGATGAGATCCGCACCTTGAGGGAGAACGTCAAATTCGCTCCTGCTTATGGCCGTTACAAAATTTATATTGTTGATGAAGTGCATATGCTCACCTCCGAGGCCTTCAATGCTTTGCTCAAGACCCTGGAAGAGCCGCCCGAACACGTCAAATTCATTTTTGCCACCACCGAATCCAATAAAGTCCCTTCAACCATCCTTTCACGCTGCCAGCGTTTTGATTTCAAACGCATTCCAGTTGACGTGATCGCCTCGGCCCTCAAAGGCATTTGCGCCAAAGAGAAGTTGAAAATAGACGATGCGGCGTTGTTCGCCATTGCCAAGGCCGCGCAGGGCAGCATGCGCGACGCGTTGAGCATTTTGGACCAGTTGAGCGCCCTGGGATCCGACGGCATTGACGCCAAAGACGTGTTCTCCATGCTGGGGATGGTCGAGATCGAATTGTTGTTCCAATTGACCGATGCCTTGGTGGATAAAAATTGCGTATCTGCCCTGAAGGTGTTCAATGAGATCATTGAGCGGGGCAAGGACATCAAGCAATTGGGCAAGGACCTGACCGAACATTTCAGGCACATGATGATCATGAAGATCGGCGGCCAGGATCTGAAAGGTTTGGTGGAGTATCCGGCCGCGGTCAGACAGCGTCTGGCTATTCAGGCAGAGAGGATCACCATCGTCGGCATATTGAAGGTCATTGAATTGTTCATTGAGGCGCAGGAAACCGCCCGCGTCATGGAGACCCTGCGCATGCCTTTGGAATTGGCTTTTGCCAAGATGGCGTATGGCGGGCAATCGCAGGCACAGGTCCAACCTGTGGTCGCGGTTGTTAAGCCGGCAACATCGGCGCCGGCGGAAGTCGTTCCTGCTAGACCGTCTGCGCCGCCGGTGAGTTTAGAAATGTCCTTGCAGGGTATTCAGGAACAATGGAATGCTTTGACCCATGAGGTTTCCCGCCGGAAAATGTCTATGGCCACGTATTTGCAGGATGGACTGCCTTACGCGTTTCGGGACGGACAATTGACCATCGCGTTCAATAAGGACCACGCGTTCCAGAAAGAGTCCTTGGAAACGAAAGAGAGTTTGGCTTTGCTTGAAAAAGTTTTCAGCGAGAAATTGGGAACTGGGGTGCGTGTTGTGTTAAAGATCAGGGACGTTACCGTGCCTAAAAAAGATGAGACGGTGGTGAAGGCGGCTTTGGAGATGTTCGGCGGAGAAGTGGTCAAAGAATGGCATAGTGAATAA
- a CDS encoding sigma-70 family RNA polymerase sigma factor — protein sequence MFQKRFEILDKESFDDLYQECLTHWYFVKDQYREDGKASYRTFLDRVMKYKLYDILKSNNRAKRKPFFTSLSIDAVSNSEGEPMHPNSVFMVFENGFQRIYEQELPKVLFKAMDKLSRRQKELCRLLGEGDRSLQEVGRQMNVPRATLQDEIKRIKKIFRNEGLEDFLKE from the coding sequence GTGTTTCAAAAACGTTTTGAGATCCTCGACAAAGAGTCATTTGATGATTTATATCAAGAATGCTTAACGCATTGGTATTTTGTTAAAGATCAATATCGAGAGGATGGAAAAGCAAGTTACCGTACTTTCTTAGACCGCGTCATGAAATATAAATTGTATGACATTCTTAAAAGTAATAACCGCGCAAAACGTAAACCATTCTTTACCAGCTTATCTATTGATGCTGTGTCTAATTCGGAAGGAGAGCCGATGCATCCCAATTCAGTTTTTATGGTATTTGAGAATGGTTTTCAAAGGATTTATGAACAGGAATTGCCTAAAGTTTTATTTAAAGCGATGGACAAGTTATCCCGACGTCAAAAAGAACTTTGTCGTTTGTTAGGTGAGGGGGACAGAAGTTTACAAGAAGTTGGACGGCAAATGAATGTGCCGCGTGCGACTTTACAGGATGAAATTAAACGCATTAAGAAAATATTTCGTAATGAAGGACTGGAAGATTTTTTAAAAGAATAA
- a CDS encoding phage portal protein, whose product MAAEEIMQNSLIRTNKKTFADRVDDFIGVFSPQVAAKRKYFRFLTRSLLGSYRGADVGRLRGSWIPGGGSADSDLHPDLSRLRERSRDLIRNDGIASGAIDTVITNIIGSGIRMQSRIDKDTLAINEEVADKLQKQIEKVWERWVPFADAGNRLSFYGLEELSERQRFINGESIIVPLRVFNSKKRRPYSLVLQTIESDRLDTPSDLIFNKSIHAGVEVGEYGDPVSYYVRKNHPGDFIYSRRYGNSSETFIKYPALNDLGDPYLFHLSHVKRSGQTRGEPFFSPVMNMFKDRADYMEAEIVAARVAACFAIFIKKTNSYDVSLARSKPEANKRVEELSPAMIEYLNENEEIQPFNPNRPGGTFGIFMERILRDISAGLNIPYEILAKDFSRSNYSNTRAALLEARRFFMMQQRFIAENLCQHVLVMLLEEAYLKGELPILDFYQNRHAYVRTRWIAPGWQWVDPENEVKASTEAVNNNLSTLAEEAAAQGQDWEENLEQRARELKKINDLEDKYDVDMTAATGNVPPVAPSDKKPKVQDAQQQN is encoded by the coding sequence ATGGCGGCGGAAGAAATTATGCAAAATTCGTTAATCCGGACTAATAAAAAGACTTTCGCAGACAGGGTGGATGACTTTATCGGTGTCTTCTCACCCCAAGTGGCAGCCAAGCGTAAGTATTTCCGTTTTTTGACAAGATCACTTTTAGGTTCGTATCGCGGTGCGGATGTCGGTCGTTTGCGGGGATCATGGATCCCGGGTGGTGGATCGGCTGATTCAGATTTGCACCCTGATCTTTCAAGATTGCGTGAACGTAGTCGTGATTTAATCCGCAATGACGGGATTGCTTCGGGTGCGATTGATACCGTTATTACAAACATCATCGGCTCGGGGATTCGTATGCAAAGCCGCATTGATAAAGACACGCTGGCTATTAATGAGGAAGTTGCCGATAAATTGCAGAAGCAAATCGAAAAGGTTTGGGAACGCTGGGTACCTTTTGCGGATGCAGGCAATCGTTTAAGTTTTTACGGTTTGGAAGAACTGTCCGAGCGGCAGAGGTTTATTAACGGTGAGTCAATCATCGTTCCGCTTCGCGTGTTTAATTCAAAGAAGCGCAGACCATATTCATTGGTGTTGCAGACGATTGAGTCCGACCGCCTAGATACACCAAGCGACTTGATTTTTAACAAAAGCATCCACGCGGGTGTTGAAGTCGGCGAATACGGGGATCCGGTTTCGTATTACGTCAGAAAGAATCATCCCGGGGATTTTATTTACAGCAGGCGTTACGGCAATTCGAGCGAGACTTTTATTAAGTACCCCGCGCTTAATGACCTAGGCGATCCGTATCTCTTTCATTTATCTCACGTGAAGCGTTCTGGTCAAACACGCGGGGAACCTTTCTTTTCGCCGGTCATGAATATGTTTAAAGACCGTGCGGATTACATGGAAGCGGAAATCGTTGCGGCGCGGGTCGCGGCATGTTTTGCCATTTTTATTAAGAAAACAAATTCTTACGATGTCAGTTTGGCGAGGTCTAAGCCAGAGGCGAATAAACGCGTTGAGGAATTAAGTCCGGCGATGATCGAGTATTTAAATGAGAACGAGGAAATCCAGCCGTTTAATCCAAACCGTCCGGGCGGGACATTCGGGATATTCATGGAGAGGATTTTGCGTGACATATCGGCGGGTTTAAATATTCCTTATGAAATTCTGGCAAAAGATTTTTCAAGGTCAAATTATTCCAACACGCGTGCGGCATTATTGGAAGCGCGAAGATTTTTCATGATGCAACAGAGGTTTATCGCGGAGAACCTTTGCCAGCATGTCTTGGTCATGCTTTTAGAGGAGGCGTATTTAAAAGGTGAACTGCCGATTTTAGATTTTTATCAGAACCGCCATGCGTATGTGCGTACGCGATGGATAGCCCCGGGATGGCAGTGGGTGGATCCAGAAAATGAAGTCAAAGCATCAACGGAAGCGGTTAATAACAATCTTTCGACTTTAGCAGAGGAAGCCGCCGCGCAGGGTCAGGACTGGGAAGAAAACTTAGAACAGCGGGCGCGTGAACTTAAGAAAATCAATGATTTGGAAGATAAATATGACGTTGATATGACAGCGGCTACAGGCAATGTTCCACCAGTTGCGCCAAGTGATAAAAAACCAAAGGTGCAGGATGCACAGCAACAAAATTAA
- a CDS encoding LamG-like jellyroll fold domain-containing protein: MIQKILSATLLLNFLLITSSVFAATDWCASANTKAGFKMQETSGVYLDCSSNSNNGTIAGTVTRGATGKYANGVQFTQSNNADINISSASSLNNIDPISVALWANNNSDGDNSANQTDAGVLIQKNGRSWLFAHKQTNKLRWLVHYSGGNTAWDTTTAVVGYGVFEHYAVTHNRAGAGVPTFYVNGVSKTVSGGTPFGTIDDDSGTQIFIGISGSGGVNELDSTVDELLVYGGILTSTDVNEVKDNGLDGLQGASDVYSGRGMGRGIGRGVGR; the protein is encoded by the coding sequence ATGATTCAAAAAATTCTGTCAGCAACATTACTCCTTAATTTTCTGCTGATCACCAGTTCGGTATTTGCCGCAACGGATTGGTGCGCCTCGGCGAACACTAAAGCAGGATTCAAAATGCAGGAAACATCAGGAGTGTATCTGGATTGTTCTTCAAATAGTAACAATGGAACTATTGCTGGAACGGTCACAAGAGGAGCCACGGGGAAATATGCGAACGGTGTTCAATTCACACAATCTAATAATGCCGATATCAATATCAGTTCCGCGTCCTCACTCAATAACATCGACCCCATTTCTGTAGCACTATGGGCAAATAATAATTCTGATGGAGACAACAGCGCAAATCAAACAGACGCTGGTGTTTTGATACAAAAAAATGGCCGGTCATGGTTGTTTGCTCACAAACAGACAAATAAGTTGCGATGGCTTGTGCATTATAGCGGTGGAAATACAGCTTGGGACACTACCACGGCTGTTGTGGGTTATGGAGTGTTTGAACATTATGCCGTCACACATAATCGTGCTGGCGCGGGAGTGCCAACGTTTTACGTAAATGGAGTTAGCAAAACTGTTAGTGGGGGAACCCCATTTGGAACTATTGATGACGATTCTGGGACGCAAATTTTCATTGGCATTAGTGGGAGTGGTGGGGTTAACGAGCTTGATTCTACTGTTGATGAATTACTTGTTTACGGTGGAATTCTGACTTCGACCGATGTCAACGAGGTTAAAGATAACGGTCTTGATGGATTACAGGGGGCAAGCGATGTTTATTCCGGTCGCGGAATGGGCAGAGGAATTGGTAGAGGAGTCGGACGGTGA
- a CDS encoding helix-turn-helix domain-containing protein, translated as MEKMKILKHNEHFEIRDLRDGKFLWIAKSALEYISEKTGSLGVAVYCWLCYYANGKGQDCFPSTTTLANRCDLSRRTVMRVLKELEIIRAIVIERDTGRSNVYKLLDIQGKHPVVTSAVSVTGDTNSTGVVTETTLPPVTVETPEQELYKQESINKSASCLFDFWKDVKLPYPCPTPQLVAELDALCQQLLNEVNLYRFILDFRTERGYPPPPDALINACRKYERYKDRIDNPWGWFRRMIDVKSSEFFSNEEVSRHEKLKKEPATLGKILAQMAKDA; from the coding sequence ATGGAGAAAATGAAAATTTTAAAACACAATGAACATTTCGAGATTAGAGACTTGCGGGATGGCAAGTTTCTTTGGATTGCTAAGTCCGCTTTGGAATATATCAGCGAGAAAACAGGGAGCTTGGGTGTAGCTGTTTATTGCTGGCTTTGTTATTACGCAAACGGCAAAGGGCAGGATTGCTTTCCTTCAACAACCACATTGGCCAACCGGTGTGATTTAAGCAGGCGGACAGTTATGCGCGTATTAAAAGAACTTGAGATTATCCGTGCGATTGTGATTGAGCGCGATACTGGCAGGAGCAACGTATATAAGTTACTGGATATTCAGGGGAAGCATCCGGTCGTAACCAGTGCTGTTTCTGTCACTGGTGACACAAACAGCACTGGGGTGGTGACAGAAACGACACTACCACCAGTGACTGTAGAGACACCCGAACAAGAATTATATAAACAAGAATCAATTAACAAATCAGCAAGCTGTCTTTTTGATTTCTGGAAAGATGTAAAACTTCCATATCCCTGCCCAACGCCACAGCTGGTAGCTGAGCTTGATGCTTTATGTCAGCAGTTATTAAACGAGGTCAATCTCTATAGGTTCATATTGGACTTCCGTACTGAGCGCGGGTATCCACCACCACCGGATGCCTTGATCAACGCATGCCGTAAGTATGAACGATATAAAGACCGTATTGATAACCCATGGGGATGGTTTCGTCGGATGATCGATGTTAAGAGCAGTGAGTTCTTTTCTAATGAGGAGGTTAGCAGACATGAGAAGCTTAAGAAAGAACCAGCAACCTTGGGGAAGATACTTGCCCAGATGGCGAAGGACGCCTAG
- the recR gene encoding recombination mediator RecR — translation MYPKLIENLLERLSKLPGVGRRSAERIVFWLLSEPSENVRALADNMVQLKEGMRFCKLCNNLSEQEMCLVCADTNRDRKMICVVESPQDLLAIERTGSFRGLYYVLLGNISPADGRGPEDLQINKLLGRIKTEAIGEVVIATDPDAEGEMTALYLAREMKPLGVKVSRIGLGIPVGSAVEYVDMSTLTMSLNSRRVVEF, via the coding sequence ATGTACCCCAAGTTAATAGAAAATCTTTTGGAACGCTTGTCAAAATTGCCCGGTGTCGGCCGGCGCAGTGCCGAGCGCATTGTTTTCTGGCTTTTAAGCGAGCCATCGGAGAATGTGCGTGCTTTGGCCGATAATATGGTCCAGTTGAAGGAAGGCATGCGTTTTTGCAAGTTGTGTAATAATTTGTCCGAGCAGGAGATGTGTCTGGTGTGCGCGGACACCAACCGCGACCGCAAGATGATCTGTGTGGTGGAAAGTCCGCAAGACCTGCTGGCCATTGAGCGGACAGGCAGTTTCAGGGGTTTGTATTATGTGCTTTTGGGGAACATTTCACCGGCGGATGGACGCGGGCCGGAGGACCTGCAGATCAATAAACTGCTTGGCCGTATCAAGACAGAGGCGATCGGGGAGGTAGTGATCGCGACCGACCCGGACGCCGAGGGCGAGATGACAGCGCTTTATCTGGCCAGGGAGATGAAACCCCTGGGGGTGAAGGTCAGCCGTATCGGGCTTGGCATCCCGGTGGGCAGCGCGGTGGAGTATGTGGATATGTCGACGCTGACCATGTCGCTCAATTCCCGCAGGGTGGTTGAGTTTTAA
- a CDS encoding phage terminase large subunit family protein, translating to MPIKLEKEILKTVVPYAAEEWVLPEKITVSVWADRYRRLDVKTSAEPGQWSTSRTPYLKGIMDAFTDPYVDEITVMAASQVGKTEAMYNMLGFVLDQDPGPTLMVMPRADDAKSVSYNRIKPMIETSPALSRYLPKNTDDITKLEYHFDRMILYFAGSNSPADLASRPIRYLFLDEVDKYPKFSGREADPIKLASERQKTFWNKKTVKVSTPTTRDGYIFREYEKSDQRRFYVPCPHCAKKQALVFGQIKWPKEEASAERIKNDRLAWYECVHCHGRIEDIHKQRMMLNGEWIAESDQKSRNRGFWISSLYSPWLTWSDIAGEFLKSKDYIELLMNFVNSWLAEVWEEKASKTKPDELSELVLSYPKEVLPEGVIVLTGGVDVQKDHFYLSIRGWGYGQESWLILATRVEDWGDVEQIMFKSEYPFQLNPEDSLPVRLTCIDSGHRTSEVYEICRQWRDKARPIKGQQHLSGVPFRPSNIDKFPATGHMIPGGLALWHIDTSYFKDKVTRFVQNTKMDGLGGWHLYQNIHQEYLKQFCAEHKIIIRDRKHGKTIEEWRPVTAHAATHFLDTEVYSTAAAEMLRVFSMQAEDNKNTRNQNEVKQGSWLLKQNNWVRRNG from the coding sequence ATGCCAATAAAGCTAGAAAAGGAAATCCTTAAGACGGTTGTGCCTTATGCTGCTGAAGAATGGGTCTTGCCGGAGAAAATTACAGTGAGTGTCTGGGCGGACAGGTATAGACGCTTGGATGTTAAGACTTCAGCGGAGCCGGGGCAATGGTCAACTTCGAGAACGCCTTATTTAAAAGGCATCATGGATGCTTTTACGGATCCGTATGTTGATGAAATAACCGTGATGGCCGCTTCTCAAGTTGGTAAAACGGAAGCGATGTATAACATGCTGGGATTCGTACTTGATCAGGATCCGGGCCCCACGCTTATGGTCATGCCGCGTGCGGATGACGCCAAAAGTGTTTCATATAACCGCATTAAGCCGATGATTGAAACATCGCCCGCTTTAAGCAGATACTTGCCTAAAAATACAGATGACATTACCAAACTTGAATATCATTTTGACCGCATGATTCTTTATTTTGCAGGGTCGAACAGTCCGGCGGATTTAGCTTCCCGGCCGATACGGTATTTATTCTTGGATGAGGTTGATAAATATCCAAAGTTTTCCGGCCGTGAAGCGGATCCGATTAAATTAGCGTCTGAACGTCAGAAAACGTTTTGGAATAAAAAGACCGTTAAAGTTTCAACGCCGACAACACGTGATGGGTATATCTTTCGTGAGTATGAGAAATCAGACCAGCGCAGATTTTATGTGCCGTGCCCGCATTGCGCCAAGAAGCAGGCTTTAGTTTTTGGACAAATCAAATGGCCGAAAGAGGAGGCATCTGCAGAGCGTATAAAGAATGACCGCTTAGCATGGTATGAATGTGTTCATTGCCATGGCCGGATTGAGGATATTCACAAGCAACGCATGATGTTAAACGGCGAATGGATTGCCGAGAGCGATCAAAAAAGCAGAAATCGAGGATTTTGGATCAGTTCATTATATTCACCATGGCTCACATGGAGCGATATCGCCGGAGAGTTTCTAAAGTCGAAAGATTATATTGAATTGCTCATGAATTTTGTCAATTCATGGTTGGCGGAGGTTTGGGAAGAAAAAGCAAGCAAAACAAAGCCGGATGAATTATCCGAGCTGGTTTTATCGTATCCCAAAGAAGTTTTGCCGGAAGGGGTCATTGTTCTAACCGGTGGAGTTGATGTGCAGAAAGATCATTTTTATTTAAGCATTCGCGGCTGGGGGTATGGGCAAGAGTCATGGCTTATTTTGGCAACAAGGGTGGAAGATTGGGGTGATGTTGAACAGATTATGTTTAAATCCGAATATCCATTTCAGTTGAATCCTGAAGATTCTTTGCCGGTACGTCTAACTTGTATTGACAGCGGGCATCGAACTTCCGAAGTTTATGAAATATGCCGTCAATGGAGGGATAAAGCACGTCCTATTAAAGGGCAACAGCATTTAAGCGGTGTGCCGTTTAGGCCAAGTAATATTGATAAATTCCCAGCAACAGGTCATATGATTCCGGGCGGTTTAGCGCTATGGCATATTGATACTTCGTATTTTAAAGATAAGGTGACTCGATTTGTTCAGAACACAAAGATGGACGGGTTAGGAGGATGGCATTTATACCAGAATATCCATCAGGAATATCTCAAGCAATTTTGCGCGGAACATAAGATTATCATTCGTGATCGCAAGCATGGCAAAACGATTGAAGAATGGCGGCCTGTGACAGCGCACGCGGCAACACATTTTCTTGATACAGAGGTTTATTCAACAGCCGCGGCTGAAATGTTACGGGTTTTTTCTATGCAAGCGGAGGACAACAAAAATACGCGCAATCAGAATGAGGTAAAACAAGGTTCATGGCTTTTAAAGCAGAATAATTGGGTAAGGCGTAATGGCTGA
- a CDS encoding DNA methyltransferase, with product MAKINIKPVICDINMADLKPAPYNPRDISNDALSGLRHSLEKFGYVDLLVVNKRNMRIISGHQRFKILQDEGVESVTAIMVDVDEVSEMAMNVTLNSPEITGQWTAALIPLLERLRNEASDDYINLRLKNLRDSVGDMGVESLGDGKTLPDDIPEPPENTITQKGDLWILGNHRLLCGDSTSDEDVTRLMDGHKASLFATDPPYCVDYTGANRPNGGRDWSNVYHEIDIPDAVDFMRKFYKAGLKHIHKGTALYIWHASKRRSDVEGVCKELGILIHQEIVWVKPCVILTYSFYSWRHEPCLLMWIKGNKPEYKPKNKSIGTVWTVGYLRSGDPLTPEYHTDVWELDWEGKKRNPGIEHPTVKPTEVFAIPMRVHTSPGDICYEPFSGSGSQLIAGERLNRRVFAMEIEPVFCDVAVRRWEEFTGKKAQRA from the coding sequence GTGGCAAAAATCAACATAAAGCCGGTAATCTGTGACATTAACATGGCCGACTTAAAACCGGCACCGTATAACCCGCGGGACATAAGTAATGACGCTTTATCCGGTCTTCGTCATAGCTTGGAGAAATTCGGGTATGTGGATCTGTTGGTGGTTAATAAGCGCAATATGCGCATTATATCTGGTCATCAGCGATTCAAAATTTTGCAGGATGAGGGTGTTGAAAGCGTTACGGCCATTATGGTGGATGTGGATGAGGTTTCTGAAATGGCCATGAATGTCACACTCAACAGCCCTGAAATCACCGGGCAGTGGACAGCGGCATTGATTCCGCTCTTGGAGAGGTTAAGAAATGAAGCGTCAGATGACTATATCAATCTTCGGCTTAAAAACTTGCGGGATAGTGTTGGGGATATGGGAGTTGAAAGCTTGGGAGACGGAAAAACTTTGCCGGATGATATTCCAGAACCGCCGGAGAATACGATCACCCAAAAAGGTGACCTTTGGATTTTAGGCAACCATCGTTTGCTTTGTGGTGACAGCACAAGTGATGAGGATGTAACGCGATTAATGGATGGTCATAAAGCCAGCTTGTTTGCGACAGATCCGCCGTATTGTGTTGATTACACCGGTGCGAATAGACCCAACGGCGGACGGGACTGGTCGAATGTTTATCATGAGATTGATATTCCGGATGCGGTTGATTTTATGAGGAAATTTTATAAAGCAGGTTTAAAACATATTCATAAAGGCACAGCATTATATATTTGGCATGCTTCAAAGCGGCGGTCTGATGTTGAGGGTGTATGCAAAGAACTTGGTATTCTAATTCATCAGGAAATTGTTTGGGTTAAGCCGTGCGTGATCTTGACCTATTCGTTTTATTCTTGGCGGCATGAACCGTGTTTACTGATGTGGATTAAAGGCAATAAGCCGGAGTATAAACCTAAGAATAAGTCCATCGGTACTGTATGGACGGTTGGTTATTTGCGTTCAGGTGATCCGTTAACGCCGGAATATCATACCGACGTTTGGGAATTGGATTGGGAGGGCAAGAAGCGTAATCCCGGAATTGAGCATCCAACCGTTAAGCCGACGGAAGTTTTTGCTATTCCTATGCGTGTGCATACATCGCCCGGAGATATTTGCTATGAACCGTTTAGCGGGTCGGGATCGCAGTTGATTGCAGGTGAGCGTTTAAACCGCAGGGTATTTGCTATGGAAATTGAACCGGTATTTTGTGATGTGGCGGTGCGCCGTTGGGAGGAATTTACTGGGAAGAAAGCACAGAGAGCGTAA